From one Candoia aspera isolate rCanAsp1 chromosome 17, rCanAsp1.hap2, whole genome shotgun sequence genomic stretch:
- the GAL3ST3 gene encoding galactose-3-O-sulfotransferase 3: MVLHWLVRARHCCCGIRECLTAASVPCGQDCAWIKPPSMACSGPVLPYSLKMISRKKTLLLFLLAFSTGTLLLRQSAHLNWFPKSPPFSCAPWVSPHPKHTAVAFLKTHKTASTTVQNLLFRFAERQNVTVALPHHACDHQFCYPRNFSTRFVHPYTVPPRLIASHLRFNHDELRHLMPNDTVYITILREPVAMFESLFSYYNQYCPAFRRVPNGSMEAFLNNPYQYYHSHEKYAMYAHNTLVYDLGGDPEHSPDDPTYLPKFIRQVEGIFSLVMLAEYFDESLVLLRHLLAWDLDDILYVKLNMRSPESKLNITSAHVAAQIRAWNALDAGLYDHFNATFWRKLSKMDRGCLQKEVHALHRACERLARHCFRGQPQLRPATQIKNKDLRPWQPSAKVDIVGYDLPGSGPHLDEQCLKLVMPEVQYSRYLLRKQSLKNRRRAVPHRPLSPRGLLHPPRHPAVKAS; this comes from the exons ATG GTCCTCCATTGGCTTGTCAGGGCCCGGCATTGCTGCTGTGGAATCCGAGAGTGCCTGACTGCTGCCAGTGTCCCATGTGGGCAGGACTGTGCGTGGATCAAGCCCCCCAGCATGGCCTGCTCTGGGCCGGTGTTACCCTACAGCCTCAAGATGATTTCTCGCAAGAAGAcccttcttctcttcctgctGGCGTTCAGCACCGGGACGCTTCTCCTGCGCCAGAGTGCCCACCTCAACTG GTTCCCAAAGTCTCCTCCCTTCAGCTGCGCACCCTGGGTCTCCCCGCACCCGAAGCACACCGCCGTGGCCTTCCTGAAGACCCACAAAACCGCTAGCACCACGGTGCAGAACCTCCTCTTCCGTTTTGCGGAGCGGCAAAACGTCACCGTGGCCCTGCCCCACCATGCCTGCGACCATCAGTTCTGCTACCCCCGCAACTTCTCGACGCGCTTCGTGCACCCATACACCGTCCCGCCCCGCCTCATCGCCAGCCACCTGCGCTTCAACCACGATGAGCTGCGCCACCTCATGCCCAACGACACCGTGTACATCACCATCCTGCGCGAGCCGGTCGCCATGTTCGAATCCCTCTTCAGCTACTACAATCAGTACTGCCCGGCTTTCCGACGGGTGCCCAATGGATCCATGGAGGCCTTCCTTAACAACCCGTACCAGTACTACCATTCCCATGAGAAATATGCCATGTATGCCCACAATACCCTGGTGTACGACCTGGGGGGTGACCCCGAACACAGCCCCGATGACCCCACGTATCTCCCCAAGTTCATCCGCCAAGTAGAAGGCATTTTCTCTCTGGTCATGTTGGCGGAGTATTTTGATGAATCGCTTGTCCTCCTCCGCCATCTCCTGGCCTGGGACCTGGACGACATCCTCTACGTCAAGCTGAACATGCGCAGTCCGGAGTCCAAGCTCAACATCACCTCGGCCCACGTGGCCGCCCAAATCCGCGCCTGGAACGCTCTCGACGCCGGTCTCTATGACCACTTCAACGCCACCTTCTGGAGGAAGCTCAGCAAGATGGACCGTGGCTGTCTCCAGAAAGAAGTCCACGCTCTTCACCGGGCCTGCGAGCGCTTGGCACGCCACTGCTTTCGGGGCCAGCCCCAGCTGCGGCCAGCCACGCAGATCAAGAACAAGGACCTCCGGCCTTGGCAACCCAGTGCCAAGGTGGACATTGTGGGCTACGACCTCCCGGGCTCGGGGCCCCATCTGGATGAGCAGTGCCTCAAGCTCGTCATGCCCGAGGTACAGTATTCTCGTTACCTACTACGGAAGCAGAGCCTCAAAAACCGGCGCAGGGCTGTCCCCCATCGGCCTCTCTCGCCCCGGGGACTTCTGCACCCACCTCGGCACCCTGCTGTCAAAGCTTCCTGA